In a single window of the Streptacidiphilus sp. P02-A3a genome:
- a CDS encoding spore photoproduct lyase family protein, translating into MDRTPAGPEQQVLFGWDETVSAGPTSGGYRNSPQARRLLDVREVYAEPAALGSPRGQQILAELPEVRLIEVPSHWRIPSLHGNEGNVARWNRVKTETLVLGVRQTLTTRPNGRSADWIAPGASNGCAMACAYCYVPRRKGYANPITLFTNIEAIVAHVRRHVREQGPKREPNQCDPRSWVYDIGENGDCSVDALVCDNTADLVAAFRQLPTAKASFATKFVNPDLLALDPQGRTRVRFSLMPPDDSRLLDIRTSPVADRIGAAADFLDAGYEVHFNLSPVVLRPGWQRDWADLLDHLDDVLPGRVKEQAAAEIIMLTHNRQLHEVNLGWHPRAEDVLWQPTAQETKRSENGAVNVRYAREVKRDALARLGELISTHAPWLRIRYAF; encoded by the coding sequence CCGGAACAGCCCCCAGGCGAGGCGGTTGCTGGACGTGCGGGAGGTGTACGCCGAACCCGCCGCTCTCGGCTCGCCGCGCGGTCAGCAGATCCTGGCCGAACTCCCCGAGGTCCGGCTGATCGAGGTGCCCAGCCACTGGCGCATCCCCTCGCTGCACGGCAACGAGGGGAACGTCGCCCGCTGGAACCGGGTCAAGACCGAGACCCTGGTCCTGGGCGTCCGGCAGACCCTCACGACCCGCCCCAACGGCAGGTCGGCCGACTGGATCGCCCCCGGCGCCTCCAACGGCTGCGCCATGGCCTGCGCCTACTGCTACGTGCCGCGCCGCAAGGGCTATGCGAACCCGATCACCCTGTTCACCAACATCGAAGCGATCGTCGCCCACGTCCGGCGGCACGTTCGGGAGCAGGGCCCCAAACGGGAGCCCAACCAGTGCGACCCGCGGTCCTGGGTGTACGACATCGGCGAGAACGGCGACTGCTCGGTCGACGCCCTGGTCTGCGACAACACGGCGGATCTCGTCGCCGCCTTCCGGCAGCTGCCCACCGCCAAGGCGTCGTTCGCCACCAAGTTCGTCAACCCCGACCTGCTCGCGCTGGATCCGCAGGGCCGCACCCGGGTGCGCTTCTCGCTCATGCCTCCGGATGACTCGCGCCTGCTGGACATCCGCACCAGTCCGGTCGCGGACCGCATCGGCGCCGCGGCCGACTTCCTCGACGCGGGCTACGAGGTCCACTTCAACCTCTCCCCGGTGGTGCTGCGTCCCGGCTGGCAGCGCGACTGGGCCGACCTGCTGGACCACCTCGACGACGTCCTCCCCGGCCGGGTGAAGGAGCAGGCCGCCGCCGAGATCATCATGCTGACCCACAACCGGCAACTCCACGAGGTCAACCTCGGCTGGCACCCCCGGGCCGAGGACGTCCTGTGGCAACCGACCGCCCAGGAGACCAAGCGCTCGGAGAACGGGGCCGTCAACGTCCGCTACGCGCGTGAGGTCAAACGCGACGCCCTCGCCCGGCTGGGAGAACTGATCTCGACCCACGCGCCCTGGCTGCGGATCCGGTACGCGTTCTGA
- a CDS encoding LuxR C-terminal-related transcriptional regulator: protein MSREDVPPCLMALHLAVESEDSPSIVYPVPPAIAADRALRPLESAIDGLRRTAESIRSSFSGYEELYAEARSNEKPELTLIHGSDAISAALDLAVSSCRRDLITAQPGGGRSPELLTEALERVLPILERKVRQRTLYQHTVRSHQPTMAYIERVTGAGAEVRTLAEVFDRMIICDQEVAYIPVSEQTATAALEVRHPALVRYLTVVFERSWSRATPVGESGAPGHRSLVIDDLQRTILLAVVAGETDERIGRRLGMSRRSVVEHVRRVSEQMGSGSRAQLGYLLRDSGILDLPE from the coding sequence ATGAGCCGCGAGGACGTTCCTCCCTGCCTGATGGCCCTGCACCTGGCGGTGGAGAGCGAGGACTCACCGTCGATCGTCTATCCGGTACCACCCGCGATCGCCGCCGACCGGGCCCTGCGTCCGCTGGAGTCCGCGATCGACGGACTGCGCCGCACCGCGGAATCGATACGCTCGTCCTTCTCCGGATATGAGGAGCTCTACGCCGAGGCGAGGAGCAACGAGAAACCCGAACTCACGCTGATCCACGGCAGCGACGCCATCAGCGCGGCACTCGACCTGGCTGTCAGCAGCTGCCGGCGTGACCTGATCACCGCCCAGCCCGGCGGCGGGCGCTCCCCCGAGCTGCTGACCGAGGCGCTGGAGCGGGTGCTGCCGATACTCGAACGGAAGGTCAGGCAGCGCACGCTGTACCAGCACACGGTTAGGTCGCACCAGCCCACGATGGCGTACATCGAACGGGTCACCGGCGCCGGGGCGGAGGTCCGCACCCTGGCCGAGGTGTTCGACCGGATGATCATCTGCGACCAGGAAGTGGCCTACATCCCGGTCTCCGAGCAGACCGCGACCGCGGCCCTGGAGGTCCGGCACCCCGCTCTCGTCCGCTACCTGACCGTGGTGTTCGAACGCTCCTGGTCCCGGGCCACCCCCGTCGGCGAGTCCGGCGCCCCGGGCCACCGCAGCCTGGTCATCGACGACCTGCAGCGCACCATTCTGCTGGCCGTCGTCGCCGGTGAGACCGACGAGCGTATCGGCCGCAGGCTGGGGATGAGTCGCCGCAGCGTGGTCGAGCACGTCCGTCGGGTCTCCGAGCAGATGGGCAGCGGCAGCCGGGCCCAACTCGGCTACCTGCTCCGCGACTCCGGAATCCTCGACCTGCCCGAGTAG